The following are encoded in a window of Phaseolus vulgaris cultivar G19833 chromosome 3, P. vulgaris v2.0, whole genome shotgun sequence genomic DNA:
- the LOC137808189 gene encoding tubulin alpha-2 chain-like isoform X2, which yields MRECISIHIGQAGIQVGNACWELYCLEHGIQPDGQMPSDKTVGGGDDAFNTFFSETGAGKHVPRAIFVDLEPTVIDEVRTGPYRQLFHPEQLISGKEDAANNFARGHYTIGKEIVELCLDRIRKLADNCTGLQGFLVFNAVGGGTGSGLGSLLLERLSVDYGKKSKLGFTVYPSPQVSTSVVEPYNSVLSTHSLLEHTDVAVLLDNEAIYDICRRSLDIERPTYTNLNRLVSQVISSLTASLRFDGALNVDVNEFQTNLVPYPRIHFMLSSYAPVISAEKAHHEQLSVGEITNSAFEPSSMMAKCDPRHGKYMACCLMYRGDVVPKDVNAAVGIIKTKRTIQFVDWCPTGFKCGINYQPPTVVPGGDLAKVQRAVCMISNSTSVVERESSLRLVKILLPWRKIMRKSVQRLLTVKMKMEKIIDQKKFALLCYIFLLTKL from the exons ATGAGAGAGTGCATCTCAATCCACATCGGCCAGGCTGGCATTCAGGTTGGAAATGCCTGCTGGGAGCTTTATTGCCTTGAACACGGCATTCAG CCTGATGGCCAGATGCCGAGTGATAAGACCGTTGGAGGAGGCGATGATGCTTTtaacaccttcttcagcgaaACTGGGGCTGGAAAGCATGTGCCTCGTGCAATTTTTGTAGATCTCGAGCCCACTGTGATCGATGAAGTTAGGACCGGGCCATACCGCCAACTCTTCCATCCTGAGCAGCTCATCAGCGGAAAGGAGGACGCCGCAAACAACTTTGCCCGTGGCCACTATACCA TTGGAAAGGAGATTGTTGAGCTTTGCTTGGACCGCATCAGGAAGCTTGCTGACAACTGTACTGGCCTCCAAGGTTTTCTGGTTTTTAATGCTGTCGGTGGGGGCACTGGCTCTGGTCTTGGTTCCCTTCTGTTGGAACGGCTTTCTGTGGACTATGGCAAGAAGTCAAAGCTTGGTTTCACTGTCTATCCTTCACCCCAAGTTTCAACCTCTGTTGTTGAGCCTTACAACAGTGTTCTCTCCACCCATTCCCTTCTCGAGCACACTGATGTGGCTGTCCTGCTTGACAATGAAGCCATTTATGACATATGCAGGCGTTCCCTTGATATTGAGAGACCTACCTACACTAACCTGAATCGTTTAGTTTCTCAG GTGATATCCTCACTGACTGCTTCCCTGAGGTTTGATGGTGCCTTGAACGTTGATGTTAATGAATTCCAGACTAATCTAGTGCCATACCCCAGGATCCACTTTATGCTTTCCTCTTATGCTCCTGTGATTTCAGCTGAGAAGGCTCACCATGAGCAGCTATCAGTAGGTGAAATCACCAACAGCGCGTTTGAGCCATCGTCTATGATGGCCAAGTGTGATCCGCGCCATGGGAAATATATGGCTTGCTGTCTCATGTACAGAGGTGATGTGGTGCCTAAAGATGTTAATGCAGCTGTGGGAATTATCAAGACCAAGCGCACCATTCAATTTGTTGACTGGTGCCCCACTGGGTTCAAGTGTGGAATCAACTACCAGCCACCAACTGTTGTTCCAGGTGGTGATCTTGCCAAGGTGCAGAGGGCTGTATGCATGATCTCGAACTCCACCAGTGTTGTTGAG AGGGAGAGTTCTCTGAGGCTCGTGAAGATCTTGCTGCCCTGGAGAAAGATTATGAGGAAGTCGGTGCAGAGGCTGCTGACGGTGAAGatgaagatggagaagattATTGATCAGAAGAAATTTGCACtgttatgttatatttttttacttacaAAACTGTAA
- the LOC137808189 gene encoding tubulin alpha chain-like isoform X1 gives MRECISIHIGQAGIQVGNACWELYCLEHGIQPDGQMPSDKTVGGGDDAFNTFFSETGAGKHVPRAIFVDLEPTVIDEVRTGPYRQLFHPEQLISGKEDAANNFARGHYTIGKEIVELCLDRIRKLADNCTGLQGFLVFNAVGGGTGSGLGSLLLERLSVDYGKKSKLGFTVYPSPQVSTSVVEPYNSVLSTHSLLEHTDVAVLLDNEAIYDICRRSLDIERPTYTNLNRLVSQVISSLTASLRFDGALNVDVNEFQTNLVPYPRIHFMLSSYAPVISAEKAHHEQLSVGEITNSAFEPSSMMAKCDPRHGKYMACCLMYRGDVVPKDVNAAVGIIKTKRTIQFVDWCPTGFKCGINYQPPTVVPGGDLAKVQRAVCMISNSTSVVEVFSRIDHKFDLMYAKRAFVHWYVGEGMEEGEFSEAREDLAALEKDYEEVGAEAADGEDEDGEDY, from the exons ATGAGAGAGTGCATCTCAATCCACATCGGCCAGGCTGGCATTCAGGTTGGAAATGCCTGCTGGGAGCTTTATTGCCTTGAACACGGCATTCAG CCTGATGGCCAGATGCCGAGTGATAAGACCGTTGGAGGAGGCGATGATGCTTTtaacaccttcttcagcgaaACTGGGGCTGGAAAGCATGTGCCTCGTGCAATTTTTGTAGATCTCGAGCCCACTGTGATCGATGAAGTTAGGACCGGGCCATACCGCCAACTCTTCCATCCTGAGCAGCTCATCAGCGGAAAGGAGGACGCCGCAAACAACTTTGCCCGTGGCCACTATACCA TTGGAAAGGAGATTGTTGAGCTTTGCTTGGACCGCATCAGGAAGCTTGCTGACAACTGTACTGGCCTCCAAGGTTTTCTGGTTTTTAATGCTGTCGGTGGGGGCACTGGCTCTGGTCTTGGTTCCCTTCTGTTGGAACGGCTTTCTGTGGACTATGGCAAGAAGTCAAAGCTTGGTTTCACTGTCTATCCTTCACCCCAAGTTTCAACCTCTGTTGTTGAGCCTTACAACAGTGTTCTCTCCACCCATTCCCTTCTCGAGCACACTGATGTGGCTGTCCTGCTTGACAATGAAGCCATTTATGACATATGCAGGCGTTCCCTTGATATTGAGAGACCTACCTACACTAACCTGAATCGTTTAGTTTCTCAG GTGATATCCTCACTGACTGCTTCCCTGAGGTTTGATGGTGCCTTGAACGTTGATGTTAATGAATTCCAGACTAATCTAGTGCCATACCCCAGGATCCACTTTATGCTTTCCTCTTATGCTCCTGTGATTTCAGCTGAGAAGGCTCACCATGAGCAGCTATCAGTAGGTGAAATCACCAACAGCGCGTTTGAGCCATCGTCTATGATGGCCAAGTGTGATCCGCGCCATGGGAAATATATGGCTTGCTGTCTCATGTACAGAGGTGATGTGGTGCCTAAAGATGTTAATGCAGCTGTGGGAATTATCAAGACCAAGCGCACCATTCAATTTGTTGACTGGTGCCCCACTGGGTTCAAGTGTGGAATCAACTACCAGCCACCAACTGTTGTTCCAGGTGGTGATCTTGCCAAGGTGCAGAGGGCTGTATGCATGATCTCGAACTCCACCAGTGTTGTTGAGGTTTTCTCTCGCATTGACCATAAATTTGACCTTATGTATGCTAAGAGGGCATTTGTACATTGGTATGTTGGTGAGGGTATGGAAGAGGGAGAGTTCTCTGAGGCTCGTGAAGATCTTGCTGCCCTGGAGAAAGATTATGAGGAAGTCGGTGCAGAGGCTGCTGACGGTGAAGatgaagatggagaagattATTGA
- the LOC137808192 gene encoding cytochrome c oxidase subunit 6a, mitochondrial, translating to MATSLVRSGFLRTALRGGARGSQVPKRNFSSAAHHDDAYETAKWEKITYLGIVSCTGLALYTLSKGHHHTEAPPAYPYLHIRNKEFPWGPDGLFETKDHH from the exons ATGGCGACATCGCTTGTACGATCGGGTTTTCTTCGGACCGCCCTACGTGGAGGCGCTCGTGGCTCCCAGGTTCCCAAGCGAAACTTTTCTTCCGCTGCTCATCACGATGATGCTT ACGAGACGGCCAAATGGGAGAAGATTACATATCTAGGCATTGTAAGTTGCACCGGTTTAGCCCTTTATACTCTATCAAAGGGCCACCATCACACAGAAGCACCTCCT GCATACCCGTATTTGCATATCCGCAATAAGGAATTCCCATGGG GTCCCGATGGGCTATTCGAAACTAAGGACCACCACTAA
- the LOC137808191 gene encoding uncharacterized protein has protein sequence MFRLSPRRSQRSKGFKVKHALQLCVLLGVCIWLVYQIKHSNDKKSSFVESTKTSSELIKFGRKDLHPRVEKTSVVDARHKEEEEDEQQENKHEEQNKLDDEQSNNGENSEHRQDSIDQDTGENSEHRQDSIDQDTEENSENARTEGEGEHHNEKFSEENDNMDNKESESTLKDNDENKSEVEDKETGDTKEKNERENDNMDDKEGDNAMKDNEENKREVEDNETGETSEEKSQQANEETENEEVKQNETEGKDTVEENHEQDSKEMTDENNQGETGVEEQEKIQEETPSKNQVQDGGKSEEEHREENYAGDNASSAVDHKSQDTSDKNSKTEEESDKKENNESELESQKNAETREGTDSSVTTYSQRNESDAENQAQSENESQKSSTSESEWPQQEKNDSTKDAIDTQDLSLQNGTDTSSHTTEASENENSSKVEDSNKQNTTTKTEDSSSNSDEAGKKAETHDNNANGGEDTTSNIAQNENPSNNSVQEGKQENVASSDNDNKDDSHDVQLTSSDTSTEQKKDEAANVESNTNSAQDDNADQTNTNSDGSSNDNKDASQSDTSSEQNKEGSSNSDNRNTDQSDTSSEKNKEESSNSDNSNDASQSDTSSEQNKEGSSNSDNSNTGQSDTSSEKNKEESSNSDNSNEASQSDASSEQNKEGSSNSDNSNTGQSDTSSEKNKEESSNSDNGNDVSQSDTSSEQNKEGSSNSDNSSDASQSDTSSEQNKKETSHSDNVSDSNENASKNNENDNGNTNGEAQDTASGSSIPEEKDASSDSKADAKQGENENTVQNKTSENEDGAQNNTVESQKEEESAHSDGDSDNDRGSSDHSIAHEDKESRMDLGTLPQSHEESNHIEDTAAE, from the coding sequence ATGTTCAGGTTATCTCCCCGGAGGAGTCAAAGATCCAAAGGCTTCAAGGTGAAGCATGCTCTACAGTTATGTGTTCTGCTTGGCGTTTGTATCTGGCTAGTCTACCAAATCAAACACTCCAATGACAAGAAATCATCCTTTGTTGAAAGCACGAAGACTAGCAGTGAGCTTATCAAGTTTGGGAGGAAGGACCTTCATCCTCGCGTGGAGAAAACTTCAGTGGTAGATGCAAGGCAcaaggaggaggaggaggatgaaCAACAAGAAAACAAGCACGAAGAGCAAAACAAACTGGATGATGAGCAAAGTAACAATGGAGAAAATTCTGAGCACAGACAGGATTCAATAGACCAAGATACTGGAGAAAATTCTGAGCACAGACAGGATTCAATAGACCAAGACACTGAAGAAAATTCTGAAAATGCTAGGACAGAAGGGGAAGGAGAACATCATAATGAGAAATTTTCTGAAGAGAATGACAATATGGACAACAAGGAGAGTGAGAGTACATTGAAAGATAATGACGAAAACAAAAGTGAAGTGGAGGACAAAGAAACTGGAGATACTAAAGAAAAGAATGAGCGGGAGAATGACAATATGGATGACAAGGAGGGTGACAATGCAATGAAGGACAATGAAGAGAACAAAAGAGAAGTGGAGGACAATGAAACTGGAGAAACTAGTGAAGAGAAAAGTCAGCAAGCGAATGAAGAGACAGAGAATGAAGAGGTGAAACAGAATGAAACTGAAGGGAAGGACACTGTGGAGGAAAATCATGAGCAAGATAGTAAAGAAATGACAGATGAGAACAATCAAGGAGAAACTGGGGTAGAAGAGCAAGAAAAAATTCAGGAAGAGACTCCATCCAAAAATCAGGTTCAGGATGGGGGAAAAAGTGAGGAGGAGCATAGAGAGGAAAATTATGCTGGAGATAATGCCTCTAGTGCTGTAGACCATAAATCGCAAGACACCTCAGATAAAAATTCTAAGACAGAAGAAGAATCGgataaaaaggaaaacaatGAGTCTGAGCTAGAGTCTCAAAAAAATGCTGAAACTAGAGAAGGGACTGATTCTAGTGTCACAACATACAGCCAACGAAATGAAAGTGATGCTGAAAATCAGGCACAGTCAGAGAATGAGTCACAGAAAAGTTCCACGTCAGAATCAGAATGGCCGCAGCAAGAGAAAAATGACTCCACAAAGGATGCTATAGATACTCAAGATTTATCACTGCAAAATGGGACTGACACATCATCTCATACTACTGAAGCATCAGAAAATGAAAACAGTTCCAAGGTGGAGGACTCCAACAAGCagaatacaacaacaaaaactgAAGATTCTTCTTCTAACTCAGATGAGGCGGGGAAGAAAGCTGAAACACATGACAACAATGCAAACGGTGGTGAGGACACAACAAGTAATATTGCGCAGAATGAAAACCCAAGCAACAATTCTGTCCAAGAAGGAAAGCAGGAAAATGTTGCATCATCGGATAATGACAACAAAGATGATAGCCATGATGTTCAACTTACTTCTTCTGATACTTCTACAGAACAAAAGAAAGATGAAGCCGCAAATGTAGAAAGTAATACCAATTCTGCCCAGGATGACAATGCTGATCAAACCAACACAAACAGTGATGGAAGTTCTAATGACAACAAAGATGCTAGCCAGTCTGATACTTCATCTGAGCAAAACAAAGAAGGATCTTCAAACTCGGATAACAGAAATACTGACCAGTCCGACACTTCATCTGAGAAAAACAAAGAGGAATCATCAAACTCAGATAACAGCAATGATGCTAGCCAGTCAGACACTTCATCTGAGCAAAACAAAGAGGGATCCTCAAACTCAGATAACAGCAATACTGGCCAGTCCGACACTTCATCTGAGAAAAACAAAGAGGAATCCTCAAACTCAGATAACAGCAATGAAGCTAGTCAGTCAGACGCTTCATCTGAGCAAAACAAAGAGGGATCCTCAAACTCAGATAACAGCAATACTGGCCAGTCCGACACTTCATCTGAGAAAAACAAAGAGGAATCCTCAAACTCAGATAACGGCAATGATGTTAGCCAGTCTGACACTTCATCTGAGCAAAACAAAGAGGGATCCTCAAACTCAGATAACAGCAGTGATGCTAGCCAGTCTGATACTTCATCTGAGCAAAACAAAAAGGAAACGTCACACTCAGATAACGTCAGTGATTCTAACGAGAATGCCTCTAAAAACAATGAAAATGACAATGGGAATACTAATGGCGAAGCACAAGACACTGCTTCGGGTTCATCCATTCCTGAAGAGAAAGATGCATCTTCAGATAGTAAAGCTGATGCTAAGCAGGGTGAGAATGAGAACACTGTTCAGAACAAGACTAGTGAAAATGAAGATGGTGCTCAAAACAATACGGTGGAGTCACAAAAGGAGGAGGAATCTGCACACTCCGATGGGGATAGCGATAATGATCGAGGAAGTTCTGATCATTCAATCGCTCATGAGGATAAAGAATCTCGCATGGATTTGGGAACATTGCCACAATCCCATGAAGAAAGCAATCACATTGAGGATACTGCAGCAGAGTGA
- the LOC137805955 gene encoding EPIDERMAL PATTERNING FACTOR-like protein 2, producing MGFDHHVICGQRLGFLCICLLFLIVSSWIQKGLVIEGRMTKKLSDFHQIISDDKTLLRPRIGSRPPKCERRCRSCEHCEALQVPTNPQAQNRKENSLKFSSVAYARVGSSSNYKPMSWKCKCGNLIFNP from the exons ATGGGCTTTGATCACCATGTCATTTGTGGTCAAAGACTTGGCTTCCTTTGCATTTGTCTTTTGTTTCTGATTGTTTCAAGCTGGATCCAGAAGGGGTTGGTTATTGAAG GTAGAATGACTAAAAAACTAAGTGATTTTCATCAG ATAATAAGTGATGATAAAACTCTACTGAGGCCAAGAATAGGGTCAAGGCCACCAAAATGTGAGAGAAGGTGTAGATCATGTGAGCACTGTGAGGCACTTCAGGTGCCCACAAACCCCCAAGCGCAGAAcagaaaggaaaattctttgaAGTTTTCTTCAGTAGCATATGCCAGGGTTGGTAGTAGTTCCAACTATAAGCCCATGAGTTGGAAGTGCAAATGTGGGAACCTCATTTTCAACCCCTGA